One window from the genome of Pedobacter schmidteae encodes:
- a CDS encoding VOC family protein — MKNLIYPCLTLRGKVAEAADFYIQTFGDGRIAQTSPYVIQIELSGQKFMLLNDGPTSTPNATISFMVISETPAETEGYWNKLIEGGKILMPLDSYPWSPKYGWVQDKFGVNWQLYQGENKDGLQKFSPTLMFTGNKVGKATEAVHFYANLFPDSSVTGILNYAEGEGDKTDYVKHAQFLINGYVMMAMDSSADHGVSFNDAISMVVECEDQAEIDKYWNALSTNGGKEVACGWLTDKYGISWQIIPKSLGKLMTDPERGQRAMHALMQMKKLVIADLENA, encoded by the coding sequence ATGAAAAATTTAATTTATCCTTGTCTGACGCTTAGAGGCAAAGTTGCCGAGGCAGCAGATTTTTATATTCAGACTTTTGGAGACGGGAGAATTGCCCAAACCTCTCCGTATGTGATACAAATTGAATTGAGCGGACAAAAATTCATGTTACTTAACGATGGCCCAACCTCCACACCAAATGCTACCATTTCATTTATGGTGATTTCTGAAACGCCGGCAGAAACTGAGGGCTATTGGAATAAACTGATTGAAGGTGGCAAAATATTGATGCCGCTTGACAGCTATCCCTGGAGCCCGAAATATGGTTGGGTACAGGATAAGTTTGGCGTAAACTGGCAATTGTACCAGGGTGAAAACAAAGACGGATTACAAAAATTTTCTCCGACTCTAATGTTTACCGGCAACAAAGTGGGTAAAGCGACCGAAGCGGTACATTTTTATGCTAACCTTTTTCCTGATTCGAGCGTTACAGGGATATTAAATTATGCGGAGGGAGAAGGTGACAAAACCGACTATGTAAAACATGCCCAGTTTTTAATTAATGGTTATGTTATGATGGCTATGGATAGTTCTGCAGATCATGGCGTTAGTTTCAACGATGCCATATCGATGGTGGTAGAATGTGAAGACCAGGCAGAAATTGATAAATACTGGAACGCATTGTCAACCAATGGCGGAAAAGAAGTTGCCTGTGGCTGGTTGACAGATAAATACGGCATCAGCTGGCAAATTATACCAAAAAGTCTGGGTAAACTAATGACAGATCCTGAACGCGGGCAAAGAGCGATGCATGCACTCATGCAAATGAAAAAACTGGTGATTGCAGATCTGGAGAATGCATAG
- a CDS encoding DUF4287 domain-containing protein — MSFQAYIDNIQTNTGKSPEEFQKLAEEKGFLVDGNIKASVKATTITDWLKADFGLGHGHAMAMYAYFKGKRE; from the coding sequence ATGTCATTTCAGGCTTATATAGATAATATTCAGACTAACACAGGTAAAAGCCCAGAAGAGTTCCAAAAGCTGGCAGAAGAAAAAGGGTTTCTCGTTGATGGGAATATAAAAGCTTCGGTTAAAGCAACAACCATAACAGACTGGCTTAAGGCCGATTTTGGTCTTGGTCATGGACATGCGATGGCTATGTATGCTTATTTTAAGGGAAAAAGAGAATAA